In a single window of the Melioribacteraceae bacterium genome:
- a CDS encoding integrase core domain-containing protein: MEILNRNSKKVQVTRWDKLFFSTIISFFNNWKESLMIIKPETIIRWHRKKFYQRLLGKRKLDAGRPRVSREIIELIKRIANENPMWGVPRIHGEILKLGYDISQATVWRYTPKDKNNKTGQRWNTFLKNHASEIMSIDFFTVPTINFKLVHVLVFLSRGRRKIVHFNITENPSSEWCSQQLKNALYDSEIPKYLIRDRDCRFGNLFRNRVSDLGIREIVTAYRSPWQNGYCERVIGSIRREFLDHLIIFNENHLRKLLKVYFFYYNTQRTHLGLNKDSPESRQVHVVGKIEKVSVANGLHNYYYRSVA; this comes from the coding sequence TTGGAAATTCTAAACCGAAATTCTAAAAAGGTTCAAGTTACTCGATGGGACAAACTCTTCTTTTCAACAATCATCTCTTTCTTTAATAACTGGAAAGAAAGCTTGATGATTATAAAACCTGAAACCATCATTAGATGGCATCGAAAAAAGTTTTACCAGCGCCTTCTGGGAAAGAGAAAACTGGATGCTGGACGACCGAGAGTATCCAGAGAAATTATCGAGCTAATTAAAAGAATTGCAAATGAGAATCCAATGTGGGGTGTGCCTAGAATTCATGGTGAAATTCTTAAACTTGGCTATGATATATCTCAAGCTACTGTTTGGAGATATACTCCAAAAGATAAGAACAATAAAACCGGACAAAGATGGAATACTTTTCTGAAGAATCATGCTTCTGAAATTATGTCGATCGATTTCTTTACAGTTCCCACAATCAACTTCAAGTTAGTGCACGTATTAGTATTTCTTTCACGTGGAAGAAGGAAAATTGTTCACTTTAATATTACAGAAAATCCTAGTTCAGAATGGTGTTCTCAACAACTTAAAAATGCCCTCTATGATTCAGAAATTCCCAAATACTTGATTCGAGATCGTGACTGTAGATTCGGCAACTTGTTTAGGAATCGTGTTTCTGATTTAGGAATTCGTGAAATAGTTACAGCATATCGATCACCATGGCAGAATGGTTATTGTGAACGCGTTATTGGAAGTATTCGAAGAGAGTTTCTTGATCACTTAATAATATTTAATGAAAATCATTTGCGTAAACTTCTGAAAGTATATTTTTTCTATTACAACACGCAGCGGACTCATCTTGGTTTGAATAAAGATTCTCCGGAATCTCGTCAGGTTCATGTAGTTGGTAAGATAGAGAAAGTCTCGGTTGCTAATGGACTCCATAATTATTATTACCGAAGTGTGGCGTAA
- a CDS encoding nucleotidyltransferase domain-containing protein yields the protein MIIHKPLNEIFSAYSNIAVIRELRYTKNGFSGREIAKRAGLSAPAAINSLSHLESLKIVNRQIGGRDHIFTLNISNYFAKTILLPILDAEGNFFDSIVKDIKKTLSKHTISVFLFGSVARKEESIQSDFDICIVLPSLKFKKIVEDKVNVCRDELHNNYGISLAPFYISVKDFKQRAKLKKSPINEIVKEGMLLFGQSIKELLNDKPKSKKEN from the coding sequence ATGATAATACATAAACCTCTGAACGAGATATTTTCGGCCTATTCAAACATTGCCGTTATTCGAGAATTGCGTTATACAAAAAACGGTTTCAGCGGCAGAGAAATTGCAAAAAGAGCCGGACTCAGTGCTCCTGCAGCAATTAATTCACTTTCTCACCTTGAATCGCTCAAAATTGTTAATCGCCAGATCGGTGGTCGCGATCATATCTTCACTCTTAATATTTCCAATTACTTTGCAAAAACTATCTTATTGCCAATTCTTGATGCTGAAGGAAATTTTTTTGATTCAATTGTAAAAGATATCAAGAAAACTTTGTCCAAACACACAATCAGTGTTTTTCTATTTGGTAGCGTTGCTCGTAAGGAAGAATCTATTCAAAGTGATTTTGATATTTGCATTGTTCTCCCCAGCTTAAAATTCAAAAAGATTGTTGAAGATAAAGTAAATGTATGCCGGGATGAATTGCATAATAATTATGGGATTTCCCTGGCACCATTTTATATTTCTGTTAAGGATTTTAAACAACGCGCCAAGCTCAAAAAGTCGCCTATTAATGAAATCGTAAAAGAAGGCATGTTATTATTTGGTCAATCAATCAAGGAATTGTTAAATGACAAACCGAAGTCCAAGAAAGAAAATTGA
- a CDS encoding MFS transporter, which yields MKSKYLIVGLIFITFFVISFITNILGALNPDIIRTFKLSLTLSAFLPFAFFIAYGIMSIPAGLLVEKYKEKKIMVAAFVITFSGAMIFFLFPYYQIFIISLFLMGSGMAMLQVAINPLLRVAGGEEHFAFNSVMAQLVFGGASFLAPMFLTNMIIKLNDGASTSFIVLQLRNYIEAANSWIAIYFIFALMILFMIIIIGFSKFPKVERSEIEKSGSWFIHKKLFKNRIVVLYFIGIFAYVGTEQGVSYWLSKFLVTYHNFDPITIGSSIVGWFWGMMAIGCMIGLGLLKLFDSRKILIVFSILSLIFLTIALHADGGWSLVFFPLMGFSLSVMWSIIFSLALNSLKDHHGTFSGILCTAIIGGAVVQLIIGWLGDLFGLRLGMYFIYITLGYILSIGFWSNPIITNETISFKK from the coding sequence ATGAAGAGTAAATATTTGATTGTTGGATTAATTTTTATAACATTTTTTGTAATATCGTTTATCACAAATATTCTGGGGGCACTAAATCCGGACATAATAAGAACCTTCAAGCTCAGTTTAACCCTTTCTGCTTTTCTGCCATTTGCTTTTTTTATTGCATATGGAATAATGTCGATTCCTGCCGGACTGCTAGTGGAAAAGTATAAAGAAAAAAAAATAATGGTAGCTGCTTTTGTAATTACGTTTTCCGGAGCGATGATTTTTTTTCTTTTTCCCTATTATCAAATATTTATTATTTCCCTCTTTTTGATGGGTTCCGGGATGGCAATGCTTCAAGTGGCAATAAATCCATTATTAAGGGTAGCCGGTGGGGAAGAGCATTTTGCATTTAATTCTGTAATGGCACAGCTCGTGTTTGGCGGCGCTTCTTTTTTAGCCCCAATGTTTTTAACAAATATGATAATTAAACTTAATGATGGGGCCAGTACCAGTTTCATAGTTTTGCAACTTCGCAATTATATAGAAGCTGCTAATTCTTGGATAGCAATCTATTTTATATTTGCCCTCATGATTTTGTTTATGATCATTATAATTGGATTTTCAAAATTTCCCAAAGTGGAAAGAAGCGAGATTGAAAAATCGGGCAGTTGGTTTATTCATAAAAAATTGTTCAAGAACAGAATTGTGGTTTTATATTTTATTGGAATTTTTGCATACGTGGGAACAGAACAAGGAGTGTCATACTGGTTGTCTAAATTTTTAGTGACCTATCACAATTTTGACCCAATAACCATTGGTTCCTCTATTGTGGGATGGTTTTGGGGTATGATGGCAATTGGCTGTATGATTGGATTAGGTTTATTAAAATTATTTGATAGCCGCAAAATATTGATCGTCTTTTCAATTTTATCTTTAATATTTCTTACTATTGCTTTACATGCAGATGGAGGTTGGTCTTTAGTTTTTTTCCCTCTTATGGGTTTCTCTCTTTCAGTTATGTGGTCAATCATTTTTTCACTTGCACTTAATTCATTAAAGGACCACCATGGTACATTTTCCGGTATATTATGCACGGCAATAATTGGCGGAGCAGTGGTTCAACTAATTATTGGTTGGTTGGGTGATCTATTCGGTTTACGCTTAGGAATGTATTTTATTTATATAACTCTTGGCTACATATTAAGCATCGGATTTTGGTCTAATCCGATAATTACAAATGAAACTATATCATTTAAAAAATAA
- a CDS encoding class II fructose-bisphosphate aldolase — MALITLKEILNDAKRSNYAVGMFDVVNSDSLKAIINGAEECNSPVIIALAEVHLPYAPLELFAPLMVAEAKRSKVPVAVHLDHGITYNTIIKTMNYGFTSVMFDGSTLDYEDNVLSTKEMVKIAKVLGISIEAELGHVGGSEAGGEDDFEEFYTDPELACDFVERTGIDALAVAIGTVHGEYIKKPCLDLNRLSEIHSKVDVPLVLHGGSGLSDQDFQECIDRGIRKINIFTDMSRSAAESVKEFLNNNNKAQCFEISEVSEKRMKEVVIQKINLFGSNSKA, encoded by the coding sequence ATGGCACTAATAACTCTTAAAGAAATACTCAACGACGCTAAGAGAAGTAATTATGCGGTTGGAATGTTTGATGTAGTAAATAGCGATAGTTTAAAGGCAATAATAAACGGCGCTGAGGAATGCAATTCCCCCGTTATAATTGCACTTGCGGAAGTACACTTGCCATACGCTCCGCTCGAGTTGTTCGCACCATTAATGGTTGCCGAAGCTAAACGTTCAAAAGTACCGGTGGCGGTTCATCTCGACCATGGGATTACATATAATACAATAATTAAAACTATGAATTATGGGTTTACGTCGGTTATGTTCGATGGTTCGACATTAGATTATGAAGACAATGTTTTGAGCACAAAAGAAATGGTAAAAATCGCAAAGGTACTGGGTATTTCTATCGAAGCCGAGCTTGGTCATGTTGGTGGAAGTGAAGCGGGGGGAGAAGATGATTTTGAAGAGTTTTATACTGATCCAGAATTAGCTTGTGATTTTGTTGAGCGAACAGGGATTGATGCATTAGCAGTGGCAATAGGCACAGTACATGGCGAATATATAAAAAAGCCATGTTTAGATTTGAACCGCCTTTCAGAGATTCATAGTAAAGTAGATGTACCACTAGTTTTACATGGCGGATCTGGATTGTCTGATCAAGACTTTCAAGAGTGTATTGATCGTGGAATTAGAAAAATAAATATATTCACAGATATGTCCCGATCAGCGGCTGAAAGTGTAAAAGAATTTCTTAATAATAACAATAAAGCACAATGTTTTGAGATATCGGAAGTATCTGAAAAGAGAATGAAAGAAGTGGTTATTCAGAAAATAAATTTATTTGGCAGTAACTCAAAAGCATAG
- a CDS encoding sugar kinase, whose product MYEVTCLGIIVADVIAKTVNSLPQEGKLDLIEQLELHLGGCASNTAVDLEKIGIKTAIIGKVGNDGFGKFVIDEMKQNGVNVNGVVKSNKHGTSASVVSINSNGERSFLHHLGANAEFSIDDIDFSIIGNSKILFIAGSLLMPSFDGEPAAKILSKAKDADIVTIMDTAWDSTGKWMQKIKPCLPYLDYFIPSLEEAIMLSGKNHPEEIADTFISEGVKTAVIKMGSNGCYIKNYLNEQYFIEAIKNIKVVDTTGAGDAFVAGFITGLAKGWDLKTCGSFANAVGACCVMSIGATTGIKKIDEIQSLISNSI is encoded by the coding sequence ATGTATGAAGTTACATGTTTGGGGATTATAGTAGCAGATGTAATTGCGAAAACGGTGAACTCTTTACCACAAGAGGGAAAGCTTGATTTAATTGAACAGCTTGAACTTCATCTTGGTGGTTGCGCCTCAAATACTGCAGTTGATCTTGAAAAGATAGGAATTAAAACTGCAATAATAGGCAAAGTTGGTAACGATGGATTTGGAAAATTTGTGATTGATGAAATGAAGCAAAATGGTGTAAATGTAAATGGTGTTGTCAAAAGCAATAAGCACGGTACATCGGCTTCGGTAGTATCAATAAACTCAAATGGAGAAAGATCCTTTCTGCATCATCTGGGAGCAAATGCTGAATTTTCTATCGACGATATTGATTTTTCGATCATCGGGAATTCTAAAATTCTTTTTATAGCTGGTTCATTGTTAATGCCGAGTTTCGATGGAGAACCTGCCGCTAAAATATTGAGTAAAGCTAAGGATGCGGATATTGTTACCATTATGGATACAGCATGGGATTCAACAGGAAAATGGATGCAAAAGATTAAGCCATGCTTGCCTTATCTGGATTATTTTATCCCAAGTCTTGAAGAGGCGATAATGTTAAGTGGGAAAAATCATCCGGAGGAAATAGCAGACACATTTATTAGTGAAGGAGTAAAAACGGCTGTAATTAAAATGGGTTCTAATGGGTGTTATATTAAAAATTATTTAAATGAACAGTATTTCATAGAAGCAATCAAGAATATTAAAGTAGTTGATACAACTGGTGCTGGCGATGCATTCGTAGCTGGATTTATCACTGGTCTTGCAAAGGGGTGGGATTTAAAAACTTGCGGATCATTCGCCAATGCCGTGGGAGCCTGCTGCGTAATGTCCATAGGTGCAACTACAGGAATAAAAAAAATAGATGAAATTCAGTCTCTTATTAGTAATTCAATTTAG
- a CDS encoding D-lyxose/D-mannose family sugar isomerase — translation MLSKIDFQEAQARTLIYFQKAGIVISEKEKQSIEVADFGLNNLNNIGLQILVYVNTERCCAKELVLFPYQTCPEHRHPEIENVAGKEETFRCRFGTVYLYVEGTPTDKIVAKIPEGKEKSFTVMHQIVLNPGDQYTLEPGILHWFQAGAEGAVISEFSTQSRDDLDLFTDPEIKRIPEVEA, via the coding sequence ATGCTGAGTAAAATAGATTTTCAAGAAGCCCAAGCAAGAACATTAATTTATTTTCAGAAGGCAGGAATAGTCATTTCTGAAAAAGAAAAGCAAAGTATTGAGGTAGCTGACTTTGGACTTAATAACTTGAATAACATTGGACTTCAAATTTTGGTATATGTAAATACTGAACGATGTTGTGCCAAAGAATTAGTTTTATTCCCATATCAAACTTGCCCGGAACACCGCCATCCCGAAATTGAAAATGTTGCTGGAAAGGAGGAGACATTCAGATGCAGATTTGGAACTGTTTATCTTTATGTTGAAGGTACTCCGACCGATAAAATTGTTGCCAAAATTCCTGAGGGTAAAGAAAAAAGCTTTACGGTAATGCATCAAATCGTTCTTAATCCGGGGGATCAATATACTCTCGAGCCCGGTATCTTACATTGGTTTCAAGCTGGTGCCGAAGGAGCAGTAATCTCTGAATTTTCAACTCAAAGTCGGGATGATCTTGACCTTTTTACCGATCCTGAAATTAAAAGAATTCCAGAAGTTGAAGCTTGA
- a CDS encoding ROK family protein — protein sequence MQKIEAVRIKGGAKKDEVIDAIFSLIEKFDLTNVSGIGIGVPSVINIEKGIVYDVQNIPSWDQVPLKEILEKRFKTTVRINNDANCFAVGEKYFGKAKNYNDIIGLIIGTGLGAGVIINNKLYTGRNSGAGEFGMIPFKDNYVEYYCSGQFFKNVYGLTGEELMLMAIQGDPQAIAIFNEYGTNLGEAIKIIMYSLDPQIIVLGGSVSKSYTFFQQKMWDSINSFKYSISLEKIIVEVSEKENISILGAAALFLDSNQDGKNL from the coding sequence ATCCAAAAAATTGAAGCTGTCCGGATTAAAGGGGGTGCAAAAAAAGATGAAGTCATAGATGCCATCTTTTCGCTGATTGAGAAGTTTGATCTGACCAATGTGTCTGGAATTGGTATTGGCGTTCCCAGTGTAATTAATATTGAAAAGGGAATTGTTTATGATGTCCAAAATATACCGAGCTGGGATCAAGTTCCCCTTAAAGAAATACTAGAAAAAAGATTTAAAACAACGGTTCGCATTAATAATGATGCTAATTGTTTTGCCGTTGGTGAAAAATACTTTGGCAAAGCAAAAAATTATAACGACATAATTGGTTTAATTATTGGGACGGGGCTGGGTGCTGGCGTTATTATTAATAATAAACTTTACACAGGTAGAAATTCTGGAGCCGGTGAATTTGGAATGATACCATTTAAGGATAATTATGTTGAATACTATTGCAGCGGACAATTTTTTAAAAATGTTTATGGGTTAACCGGTGAGGAATTGATGCTAATGGCAATTCAAGGCGATCCTCAAGCAATTGCGATATTTAATGAATATGGTACCAATCTCGGGGAAGCCATAAAAATAATAATGTACTCGCTCGATCCTCAAATAATTGTTCTTGGCGGCTCTGTTAGTAAATCATACACGTTTTTTCAACAAAAGATGTGGGATTCAATAAATAGTTTCAAATATTCTATATCCCTCGAAAAAATTATAGTTGAAGTTTCCGAGAAAGAGAATATTTCAATATTAGGTGCTGCCGCCTTATTTCTAGACTCCAACCAAGATGGCAAAAATTTATAA